The region AAGTGTATGCTCCACATAATCTGTAATAATATTATCTACACCTAATTCCATTAAACGCTTCGTTTCATTTAAATTATTAACGGTCCAAGCAAAAACTAATTTTCCATGACGGTGAATATCTGCAACTAAATCAGCTGTAATAAAACTTGATTGCAGACTAAATACATCTGCATACTTCATCTCACTCACATCACCGTAAAGAGCTGATGTAATATATCCTGTCATAATTTCGTTATTATATTCTTTAACTCGTTTTATTGCCTCATAGTCGGCTGCTGTAATCACAATATCCTCAAGCATGTCATGGCTTGCTACCATATCGACAACCAGTCTTCCTAAATCCTCCTCAGACGATTTCAATTCAATATTTAGTTTGGCACGACCTGCACATAACTCTAAAGCTTTTTCAAGTGTTGCGATATGTGTTCCCTCGAAAATATCATCAAATGATGCTCCAAGATCAATCGTGGATAACTCATTATATGTTAAATCACTTATTTTTTTCTTTATTCCTGCCATTCTTTTGAGTGTTCGGTCGTGAAAGAGTACTAACACCTCATCTTTCGTTTTTTGAACATCAACTTCAATATAATCTGCCCCATGCTCAATTGCTAACCCAATCGCGGGCATTGTATTTTCAGGCGCCATTGCTGAATAACCACGATGAGCTGTTATTTCAGTCTGTCTGATAAGGGATAATGTCTCAAACGTATCTTTATAAATATTAGACCCCATCATCAATCCAGCACCAATGAAACAAAAACAACATAAAATAAAGATACTCATTACTTTTTTGGAAGAATCTAAATTTATATTCCTCCAACCTGGCACGCCAATTCTTTTCTCATGTAACCAATGATAATAGCTGGCACTTATTTGACAATACTGGGCTGGAATCAAAAAGATGGTCATTAATAAAATTAAACTCATAAAAACAATAATCTTGACTGTAAAAATCCAAATAGAAAACTGATTTAAAGTTTCAGTTAACAAAGCCATCATACCAAATCCAACTGTTTCAAGTAATAAAACGGACACAATGACGGTTGCATACCATAAAATTACCCTTACTACACTATTTAAAAATCGATGATGTGTCATTTTAACGCTCGCCTGAATAGATGAGCTTAAACTTAAATCCGATAAATTGTACCAATGAGGACAATACATCCATCTTACACATCCGATTGAAAACAACACCCCAACAATCAAAAATAAAATCATCCATAATCGATTCGAGACAATATAGTCATTTACCACACCCGTCAGTGTTAATTTTGGAAAATAGCTTCCTCGAATATTAAAATAAAACATTAAAATTCCCATTACTGCAATCAGTGCTATCACCAGATTTGTTTTAATTAACTTGAAAAGTGACTTCAAGGATAAATAAAATAGATCAAACCACGATATTTTTACCCGGTGATACGATGCATGAAAAGCGTACACTAAACCACTAATTTCACAAAACAACAGTAATGTAAAAAAACCAAGCAATAAAAAAATAATAATCAAAGTAGATGGTCGTAATAAATACGACATAAAATTTTCAACTGTAATAAATCCATAACCACTCATATAAACTGATAACCTAAATAAAAGAAGTAAAATCGGTGTATAAATCATCCATGACAT is a window of Turicibacter sanguinis DNA encoding:
- a CDS encoding glycerophosphodiester phosphodiesterase family protein, whose translation is MGLELKNAFALFKYNFKGILLFELLFKLMSWMIYTPILLLLFRLSVYMSGYGFITVENFMSYLLRPSTLIIIFLLLGFFTLLLFCEISGLVYAFHASYHRVKISWFDLFYLSLKSLFKLIKTNLVIALIAVMGILMFYFNIRGSYFPKLTLTGVVNDYIVSNRLWMILFLIVGVLFSIGCVRWMYCPHWYNLSDLSLSSSIQASVKMTHHRFLNSVVRVILWYATVIVSVLLLETVGFGMMALLTETLNQFSIWIFTVKIIVFMSLILLMTIFLIPAQYCQISASYYHWLHEKRIGVPGWRNINLDSSKKVMSIFILCCFCFIGAGLMMGSNIYKDTFETLSLIRQTEITAHRGYSAMAPENTMPAIGLAIEHGADYIEVDVQKTKDEVLVLFHDRTLKRMAGIKKKISDLTYNELSTIDLGASFDDIFEGTHIATLEKALELCAGRAKLNIELKSSEEDLGRLVVDMVASHDMLEDIVITAADYEAIKRVKEYNNEIMTGYITSALYGDVSEMKYADVFSLQSSFITADLVADIHRHGKLVFAWTVNNLNETKRLMELGVDNIITDYVEHTLEVKASLIKAE